TCGTCCTCTCACCGCCTATCGTGCTTCACGAACGTGGTCTggctccctcctcctccctccccctccctcccacacgcacacacccagTGGGGGAGTGTGGttccgctgcggcagagcacGGGAAAGAGGCGATGGGGTTtgatggggaagggggggatgcagccgcagcgagaGCACTTCGACGAGAAGCGTCGTCCTAAAGCGAagacatacacgcacatacacacacgttGGAGAAACTCTCgagcggggggagagaaggggggcgtGTCAGCGACGCACCTGTGTGTCGTGAtcctttgttgttgcttGCCTATTGCCCCCCTCGCCTACTACCCACATTCCCTTCCTCGACTTCTATCCATCGGCGTGAGCTGTACCGGGTGTGTTTAAGTTCGCCTCCCCTTTGCTGCTGCCAACTTGGGTGTGGGGGTACCCGCGCGAGAACCACCACAagctcccctcctccccatcccctctAACACGGTTCCTGCGACCATCCTCGCTGTTGTGCGTTGTGTTGCTTGCGCTGTTGTTGTTATGAACCTTTCCGCGAACTcgctttctcctcctcctctgccgctcgtgaagagaggagaagcTGGGCAGAGACCGTTGACGCCACCCGCGGGGCTGCGGGGCCACCGAGATGCGCTCAGACACGTTTCACATACACGTAAAGACAATAGACTTCGAAACAGACCTGAACAAAGACGGCGGTGTGTGAAGTAACAGCGAAGGGGACGATTGCAGGGGGGGCAGCTCACTGCGTCAGCTTCTCAGCGCGTCGCCTCCAAAGGGTGCGGTGGGGCGAGAGGCATGGCACGCAAACGGGGTGCTGGCCTTATTTTTCCTCCACCCCGCCTACCTGAAGGGTCACGTCGCTCTGTTCACCACatcaccccctcctccagtTTCAAACTCTCGCTTTTCTCGTGCTTCACATCACTGTCCATCCCGAAACGGAGAGGTTCAAGGGAGATGCACTcaagaaggagaggggacgCGGTGCACGGAACGGGTAGTGCGGAGGAGGGATGGaaagccacacacacacacacacacacacacgcatccgCTACCTTCCCGGGCCAGTTGCCTTTCCATATTGTTACAGACGCCCATGTCTCTCTGTGAAGCAAGgttcctcccctcttctgCTGTCCCCATTCTGTCTTCCTTCGGAAGAGCACCTttgccgacgcagcgcccCTTTTGCTAGCAAAGGCGGGTGCCTACACGTCACCCGGTGGGAAGGGTTTCGTCGTCCTGGGGCCCTTCCACTTCTCCCATTAGCGCTTGCCTCTCCTCCAAGTTGAGCCGCAACTGCTTGCGACCAccgccctctccttctctcaTAGACACAGCGCCTGCGGAGGTACGTGTAagcgctgcggaggcgccgacaagcggcgctgcggcaccagcacAAGAAGCCAAACCATAAAGGACGTATGCGTGGTAACGCCTCTAGTGAGGGTATGGGGATCCCATACCTTGGCGACACCCGCCGGAGCGggctcgcacacacacgaggagaCTCAACGGTGAACGCGGCGCAAGTGCGCCGGCTCTCAGTCCTCTTCGTCCGGTCGGAGCTCTCggagcaccgccgcgacgAGGCCTCCACCACTGCATCCGACGCGACAGCACCTGGAGACGCCGACGTTGTCAATGTGGACACGTTCGAGAGCACCGATGCGGACGGGGAGGAAGACGTGGGTCGTGTCGCCGTTGTGCCAGCTCACACACCGCGTGTTGGCCACGTGTCCCTTCGCGACGCCGTCATTCTTTCGTATCGTGGCGCCAGTGATGACTACGTGATGCACCGCCGCACGGTGGCCACGTCGTGTGGACacggcgcaccgccgtcgcccgTAGATGAGCTTGTATCCGTGGCCACGGAAGACAGCCGTgtgctcctccgccgcagTGGGCTGACAACAGACCCGCGCACGTCAGACGTCCCGGCTGTGCGCATGTGGTGCGGATGCAACAATGACGATGACGAAGAGGTGCAACAAAGGGAGAGCAGAGCGTCCACGTGCCGATCACGTGGTGGCGACCAGTTTTTTGTGTGGGATGACTGCTCTACATTGTCGGACATGCCCCCTGCGCGCATCTCCTCTGCGACCCCGATAACCGTCTCCTCGGCCCGCTGGAAGCAAGAGTCCAGTGTGCTGCTCGAGCACGCGCGCGGCACCCTGCACCGGGTGCGTccccgctgcggcaccttcAGTGCCACAGTGAGCAGCTCATCACCGAACCCGCAGCGTCCGTTCGGCGCTAGCAACGCCTGCGGCCGATGCCAGGCAGACTTCGTGGCGCTCTCCATGAACTCTTTGTCATTGGTCCAGTCGCGCGAGTATGGTGCCGACCTCGCTGCGGTTCACCACACCGCCTTCGCGTGCGAAATGAGCGCGAACGCAATTTGCATGGATGACTGGGGCCCGCACAGCACAGTCGTCGGTTTCTCAGATGGGACGCTGCGCGTGGTGGACTGGCGCACGCCAGCAAGAGGCTCCCCCCTACACGGAGGTGACGCTTCTGCCAACGATGAAGAAACGCACGTTGCGCTCTGCACGCATGTGCCGCAGCCGTCGTGGATGAGGCATGGTGGTCGCtcggcggccgccgttgcATCAGTGGCCGGTGTGTTGTCGTGCTGCGCCTTCGAGGACAGCTTCCGCGTGGTCTGCGGACTGGGAGATGCCTCGGGTGCCGTCGTGATGGCCGACCTTCGCCGCCCCGAAAGCGGGAACCGTCTCGGGCGTCGTCGCACGCgcgcggagcagcaggccgGGCAGCACCTCTTCGCCGAAGCCGGCGGACAGAGCCCTACGGGGCGTGCTGTGACAGACATTCAACGCGACCCCTCGTGTTTTGGTCGCATCGGGCTCGTCGATGTGACGGGCAGGGCTGCCCTGACCAATGTGGCTGCGTTGGAGGTGAGCGCCGGCAGCCCCGCAGCAGTCTTGTCAAAGCGCAGTCGCACAAGGGACAGAACTGGCGTGCCTTCGTATCTCGGtcccagcgccgctgcgcggccgcgtcttccaccgccgccgtcgccgtggtcGGTCTTGGAGCGCCTGGGGAGCCTGTCGCCGACTGCGTCTCGGTCGGCGGTCCTGACAACCATCTTGCACAGCATCCGGGGTGACCCCCAGCGCGCTGTTATCGACACGGGCAATGCACAAGGTGGGTCGTTTCGCACCCCCTTCGCGGCGCACCGGCGGCCACGTTGCGCCTTCAGCGACGACGGTCGTCATTTTGCGCACATATCCACGAAAAGTGCCCTCGTCGCCACCCTGCGGTACGCAGGTGCGCAATCTGGTGCCTTGGTCGGTGGCCCGtccctttctcctcctcccggcATCTCTGCGACACATGTGCAGTTTGCGCCAAGCACAGCGAGTGGGCAGGCAGCACTGACGCCGTCGCCTTTCATCGCCGTTTCATCTGTGGACGGGCTCCTATGCTTCGACACTGGAGACGGGCACACGCTCGCGATGCCGATCGCGTGAGTAAGACGAtttgctgcctctgctgcgggCGGCcggccccccccctctccccagACGTCAGTGCTAAAGAAGAAACAGAAGAatccgtgcgtgtgcgcacaccccgcaggcggcgctgttgccgttGGCGGTGGAACGACGGCCTGTGCGCGCATCATCGACGGAGAGGAAAGTAGCAAAGGGAGAAGAAAGACGCGGAAGCGTCACACAtgccgcgctgcgcggctgccgctcgctGCGCGTATCGCGGGCATACTGCGAGAAGGCAACGGTTGCATGATTGGGCGtctttgcccccccccaccctccaccaccttgcgaggagagggggggggaagagccGCACGCAACCCACGCGTGGGAGTCCTACCAAAGCAAAGGTCACTGAATGGCTTCGTATTGTCCGTAAAACGTGTGGCGGCATGGCGCATGCTCCGTCCATTACGATCCCCTTCACAGCTCTACCGCCTTCATCCCTCCCTTTCCGCCgtctttcccctccccctcccccgccccgccccgccctctctgccttgATGTGCGTGTCTACATATATACGTATACGTATTTATTttggtgtctgtgtgtgtgtgtgtgtcttctccGCGGTCATCTTTCCTCGCCGCATTGTTGCTGGAAGCTTCGCAAATGGCGAGCGATCGTCACAGCAGTGACGCCGCAGCGTCATCCGCGCCAATGCGCTCGCCCCTAGAACAGGTCCACCTCCTGCTCGTCTCGCTCCTACGCTGGTGGCCCTACGCGCCGCATGAGCGAACCACTTCGGTTCTGCTTTGTGGCCCCACCTCAAATGGGAAGAGCCATCTCGTTCATCGTGTCGCAGACGCTGTCAATGcgtgcacagacaccgcgATGGGTGAGGTAGTCCACGTTTCAGAGAAAGAGCAGGGCCAGGCAGTACCTCGTCGAGTGTCAGCGGACCACACCGCGGCACCCACACCAACCTCGGACTTGCTTCAAGAGCAACGGCGCACTCACGTCGTGACGGTTATTCCTCCTCTCGCCAAGGCTGTGGCAGTCCACAACGCTcacgacagcagcacaggGCTGCGTCGGCTGCTTCGTCGCACCATCTTTGATGCGTGTGTCGAGTACCGTCGCGAAAGTGCCACCAACTCATGTTCAGCCAATGGCCagcccaccatcaccaccacaccgCCGACGGAAATCGCCGTCTTGCTTGTCTTGGACCACATTGAGTGCTACCTGCAGGAAGATGACGCGTACAttcacgacggcggcagcggaacTGCAGATTCGACGACGCGGCAAAGCTGCGGTGTAGGTGAACCGTCTCGCGATGGCACCAGCGCGCAGAGGATGAACACGCTTTACCCAGCCCTCCTCGCCGATCTTTACACGGTGTTGCGCAGCTGTccgcctctcttctcgcAGCACGAGTGCGCCACGCTGCGCCTGGTGCGCCTCGTCTCCGTTGCCCTCTTCACGGGAAGGCTGGACGAGGTTCTTCCTGTTGTTCGGCACCGTTACGTCGACTACGCCGTCGCCATGCCCACTCCaacagaggcggcgcggcgcgcgttCTTTCTACCATACGCCACCACGTGTACTGCTGGTcaggcgcagccgccgttgtcgctgccGATGGTGGATGCGTTGGCCCTTCGCACCGGCGGCGTGTCGTACGGAGGACTGCAAGAGGTGCTCTGCCTCGCGCTCGACTactgcgccgcatcgccgtcccgtctttccctctccccttcctccgcctcaGGCGCTGTCGAGTGGGATGAACAGGTGGCCGGTGCCGCGGCTCAGGCGATTCTTCAGGCCTACACATCTAGTGGCTCCGTCACGGCCTTGGAGtatcgccgcagcgccggcttCGTCGACGTGCAGGTGACGCGGTGGGACGATATCGCTGGAATGGCGCACGTGAAGGAGACGTTGAAGCGGCTGATTACCGATCCGATTCGGCATCGCGACACGTACCGGCGCTTCCGCGTGCGCCCCTCCACCGGGGTGTTGCTCCACGGCCCTCCCGGTACCGGCAAGACGATGCTAGCCAAGGCCATGGCGACCGAGCTGAACGCCTCCTTCGTGTACATGGACCTACCCAAGCTGGTGCAGGCGGAGGTAGGCGAGTCGGAGAGGCGGCTGCAGGAATACTTCGATATCGCGCGCGAGCGCAGTCCCTCGCTTGTGTTCATGGACGAGGTACAAGCTGCCTTTGGGCTGCGCTACGCGAACACTGCTGATGTGCATCGGCGTCGGCCAAGGTCCTCAGCGGCTGACAGTGGTGGTCGGGACGAGGGCGCCTCTGCTCCTTCCACTGCCACTGCGCACGATGCCCGCCTTGTGTCTCACCTTCTTCGCCTGCTggacgccgcgcagcaggatGAGGAGCACTTCGTGCTCTTCGTTGGCGCCACGAACGTCGTCCACTTGTTGGACCCGCTCCTTCTACGCGCCGGTCGACTGGACACGCTCTTGGAGGTGCCGCCTCCGGACGCCGCGGCTCGCAAGAGTCTTGTACGACGCGTCGTGTACGGAGAATGGGCCCATTGGCTTTGCGAGCGGGAAAGCGATACCACCTTGGTGAGCTCAGATGGCGGctccgttgccgccgctgcgccgatCGACGCAACGCAGCCGGAAAATCTGCGCGCGGCCCTCGTGGAGGCGTTTGTGCGCCGTTCCAACGGCTTCAGCGGCGCTGAGGTGCGCAACTTCACGTCGGTGTTCGGTCTCCAGCTCGCACGTGCTGTAAGTCGCAACCTGGAGGTGGCGCAAGAGGCGGTGGTTGACGAGGAGCTGGACGGCACCGTGACCACTCACGGCCCGCGGACGGAGCAGCGCAAAAGGCAGTTGTGTCTGCGCCGTGCCATCACCGCCTTCCTTGCCACAAGCGGAGGAACCGAAGCGGGGCTCAGCTGTGAGGcactggcgctgctggatgACGCTCACAAGAAGTGTGCCGTGTAGGTTTGCCGCGTTGTCAGAGAGGGATGCGGGCGCCATCGATCTCTGTTTCGGACGGACGGTGTCTCACGTCAACCTATCACCGGACGGTATCGTGGGCACAGCTCGAGAGGGCGGCACACACCAACTGCCACTTTTgttctctccccccctccctcgttgttgttgttgtctgAGTCGTGTGCTTCCTTCATTGCCCAGCAGTGCGATGTGCGGGTACCAATTCATCCCCCAACCTGAAAGGCTCGCTAGCcgtgccgcaccccctcGCGAGGATGATGTGTTTTCTCCCCTCTTTCGGTACAGGCTTCACAGAACACACTCACACCGCTACCACCGATTACCCGTGTAAGTTCAGCTGACCCTCTTCTTCTAACGCTCACTCTGTTGCAGCTCCACTGTTCACACGTAATGCGGCACCGTCGTTCGCGCCACGCAAAAATGTAGCGAGGAGCCCCTACAACACGTTACAGCCCTTGAAGAGGCTGTGCGCACAACAAGGCAGACGGAGTTTCTGCATGGCTATTCCCccctcgccgcctccgccaccctCATGGCAAtgccttcctccctctctgttaGCGTGTGCGGACTCACCAAACCGCTATGCACAGGAGCATAATattggggagggggagacacACGGCCGAGGCACGgagcctctccctctctgtttGTCTGAGCACGGCGCCTTTGTGCCTTCATCTCGTATGACTTTGAGCACCCCATCCATCCATTCATCCTTACATCCCTCCTGAGTCTTTTgcagcccccccccattTGTGAATGGATCGTCTTCCACAACTGAGGGCAGCGGCCGGCCTCGAGCCCTCGCCGGCACCGGCCaccatctccctctccccatgCTCGTCGCCACAAAACTACAGCCCGAAGGAGGGCGGCGCACCAGTCCAAGTAGCCTTCACTATACCTCCAAGCGAAATCGATCAAGACACAATAGACACCCTCGACGCCTTCTACGGCGACGTGGCTGCGGTTCTGGGCAGCGTCAAGACGATCCGTGCCGCAATGCACGAACTGCAGCAGAAGCACACGGAAAACATGCAGACCGTCGACGAGGCGCGCTCCAAGGCACTGCGCAGCGAGATCGACGAGCTGTCACGCGAGACCGGCAACGCGGCCaaggcggcgaaggagaagctcGACGCGATGTCCACGAGCACGGCCAAGCTGAAGAGCGTGCCGGACAGCGTGCAGGCCAACAGCGCCATCATCCGCATCGAGGAGAACCAGTATATGCACCTCGTGCTGAAGTTGACCATGGCCATGGCCGAGTACCAGCGCCAGCAGTCCTCCAACGAGGCCTACTACAAGGCGcagacgcagcggcagatcAAGATCAAGTACACCAACcccgacggcagcgccatcgacgactcgacagcagcgcagctggcAGAGCAGGTGATGGAGAACGACACGTCTAGCTCCATTTTCCAGCAGAGCAAGGAGGTACTCGCCTCCATCATCGAGACGCGCAACGACATCTACCGCATCGAGCAGTCCATGCGTGACCTGAACCAGCTCTTCAACGACCTAGCCTTCCTGGTGAAGGAGCAGGGTGAGCTCATGGACGTGATTCTCGCCAATGTGCAGCAGAGCACGCGGTATGTGGAGAAGGGTCGCGAGgcgctgaagaaggcgcgccGGTATCAGAAGAAGAGCCGCAAGAAGCTGCGCTGCCGGGTGGTTCGAAATCCGTATGTCGAAAAGACGGTGGAGGATTACTGTCCTTGGAAGGAAGCCGCTGTCTGGGTACTCCGGCCCTGTTGTCTGGAAGACGAAAAGTGGGCGGCCTGAGAAGACTGGGTTCCTGCCACACCATCGTGGGCATCTTCTTCGGGTTCGGGGCTCATATATggtcgtttttttttcggtttGTGGTGACAttcttgttgttgtttaCCGTTGCTTTTCATTATTGCTGCTTCGCCTCTGTTGTGCTCGTCAACATCTCCGCAGATGCTACTCGTTGCCTCCTTCATGGGATGTCGTGAGCTTTGTTTAttgcgcctgtgtgtgcgcgcgcgagcgtTTCTTGTCTTCTTGTTGTTACACCTGTGACTAATATGCTGCTTAcggggtggcggtgatggtggtggtggagtgGGGGCATGTGCCAGCCCCCCCCCGAGTATTCAACGGTGCTGTTCCCAGACTCCTCACCGCCAAAGAAGCTGCTTTTCGCTACTATCGACGTTGCCGACTAACGAACGTATTAGTTTATGAAGGTGGGGCTCGCTCCAttgcaccgcagcggcgcagcgctcttcctcccctctccccaaaGAGCTCGAAACCGATGTGACTGCTGTTGCCCATGTCTCCGTTCGCTCGGTGGTGGCACACCAAACTAAACCCTCCTCGCATCCAAATGGCCCGTCTCAGCAATGTGCTCTCAAGCATCGTGTTGAGCACTCATCATCCGTTGCTCGCCTTCTctcgaccccccccccacctctctctccgtctctgttCCCACTTTCATCCCTCTCTCGTAGTCGACTACTCACATACGCGCGCGCTAACACACGTATACAGGACTCACGCCatctgtccccccccccacccctacGCCAGCCGTTGCCTTCCTCCTttagcgtgtgtgtgtgtgtgctcgcttCTTCGCTGTATCTCCTCGCTCCCCTATTGTAGCCCATaactcccctccctcctctgtcGCCCCGGTCACTCCTCCTTATCGCATCCTTCACGTCCTCATGTCAGCCAACATCCGTACTGCTCTCTCCGGCATCAACATGCCGATGATGGTCGCGGGTCTCTCTGGCGGCCTCGGTGTGACGCTCGGTGCCCTCGGCTCGCACGCGTTTCTCGAGCTTATGGACACGAACCAGTTTAAGTTGTACAACATAGCGAACCAGTACCACCTCGTCCACTCCATAGCGATGCTCTTTGTGGCGGCGATAGCGCCCCGCGTCGAAGAGCCGGCCGCTACCCACTTCCGTCGCGCCTATGCCCTCTTCGCCTGTGGCACAGTAGTGATGGCGAGCTCGCGCTACATCTACAGTACAGTACACAAGCCGGACTTCCTGAGCAAGCTCCCGATACTGGGTGGTGCGATGCTCGCGGCCGGATGGGTGTGCGTCGCTCTTGGCGGCTCCGTCACGAAGCACTAGGAAGGACGGTAAGCGGTACCCTGTGAGTGGCAAGCAAGGAGAGAGCGGAAAGGCAAGCATGCACTGTTTGCACTTCTAACATGCGGCAGCGTTGGTTgttctgccccccccccctcccctgtgcCTCGATTGCTGTCAAGGGTAGAGGGACGCCGACGTGGCCCGGGAAGGGagcaagagggagggacggtGATGAGGATACCGAAGCAAGCGAAAGAAGCAAGttgggagggagagaacaaGATGGGgtagaggaggtggaggagctggcacTCAAGTGAGAAGCGATGCTGTGCGCTGCTGGAAAACAGGGAGCGGGCAGAcctctttttgttttcccgCTGCTGTTACCGCTGAtccccaccctcacccttTTTGTTCACGTCGTGCGCTGCTTAGCATGTACGCGTGCACATGGGGTTTGCGTGTCGTTCGCGACAAGGAGCACATGCACAAGTCCAAAAAGGGCAGATACTGACATTTttcgtttgtgtgtgtgtgtgtgtgtgtcttccgAGCGTTCCCTTCCTGTCCTCCCCTTCGCTGTCGCCTGTGTCTTTTTCCTTGTGATGATGTTGGAGTGCGTCGAACAACACCGACGCTTCGGCGGAACGTTGCCGAAGCTCCCATcttgtccccctccccttttttggAAAACGGATGGGAAGAGATGTGACGTCTTCGCTCGGCGCCATGCGTTGTCGTGCTTCGTACGTATGTTTGTTATTtgtgatgtgtgtgtgtgtgtgtgctttctTCTATTTCCGATGTTTCCGAGCGTGATGGTGGCAATCCTATTTCTCGTGTGTCTGCGCCGTTGTTGTTCTCCAatgatgatggtgatggggCGTTGATGGACTGTCGTCGCCCATGCTGTGTTTCCCTTGTCATGAGCGGCTTGGCTGTGAGAGATGACGGGAGCGAAAGGGAGAGTACCGCGGTGGCGGGGAGAGTGAGAGCAGCACGCCTGGGAGAGGGGGGTAGAAGGCTATTGTGTGGTACCGACGCGTTCGCTTCTGCGACTGAGgtcatctttttttttttgcgagGGTGGTGGGCAGTTGCAGCCGTGGCACATGTGGCATCgcgcaccgccccccccctccctcccagcCCGAAAATGGTACGTGGTCATTCCGTATCCCATCCTTGACCACTCGCGCCTCGATGATCGCCCTCGGAAATGTAGCGGGAAAAGCAACGCTCCTgcaaaaaagaagaaaaagactatacacacacacgcacgcacacacgtattTATTTATGCAAGCAAGAGCGACAGTATGCCAGGGCACATGAGGTGCTCCGGCACGGCGTGGTCGAACATAGGATAGCGAGTGCAacgcaggaaaaaaaagaaagaaagctctaaacgaaaaagagggagggaaaacAACGTGCTGGGATCGGCAAGCACTGATGTAGAAAAATGTGGTCAGCAACGGGAGGCGAGCGGGTAGGAAGGGAATGCGCCATTTCGTTGATCCCTTGCTCACATGCGCGTGTCGATCGCCCATGGCaatgcaaaaaaaaggagaaagTGAGTCCTCGGTAGATGTCGAGATCGCATGGCAACTCGTGAAGGACGTGTCTGTGTTCGTGTCGCTGCCTCAGCGTCCGTCAGTAGCGCAATGCGGTGCCTTCTCGTTCTTGCCTTTGGGGTTGCTTGCTTCTTCGCTTTTATCTCACCCGTTGTGTTCCGCATCAGTATATCTTCATATCTGGTCCTTTCCCTGCCTATGGTTGATGGTTGTCGTTGGAGCTCATAATGCCGTGCGTAGGCGCACTGCAACAAGGACACGCAAAATGTACGAAAGCAGTGTTGCGACGATGTCCTGTGGAGGCTCACTTGCGCCCGCAAGCATCGACGCACAAGCACCGTATTCCGGTACTTGGCCCTGTACCTTTGACCCTTCTGACCATCCGTCTTGGCTGAAGTCCACGGGCTTCCCTCTGCAGAGGGGCAAAATCTGCTAGCTAGCTAGCTAGCTCTCACGCGTGCCGTGCTGGATCGGGCTTTCATGCCACAATGTATGGCCTCTTCCCACTCCTCTGTccctgcccccacccccaacacGCCTCCTTGCGGCCAAcgttccccctctcttgtgTAATAAACATGACGTGAAAGTTCTCTCCACGACAGCAGtcacacgcagacacgttCTAAAAATAGCGCACCTCACACCGAGACAGTCTCCCCACTGCCAGCAGTGTCACATACACTACATACAGTTCAACGTCGGCAGTTGTCAGAGCTTGTAAAGATGATGTTCCTGAAGACCGCTCACGCGCCTACAATCCTAGTGGGCTGCGTTGGCCTCTCCAGCTTTGCGATGGACGTCCTTGGCACGCGCCTTCAGGAGAAGATGACCATGCGTCAGCGCCGCTCTTGGCTGACGGCGAACCAATACCATATGGTACACACAGTGGCTCTGGCGGCTATTGCGTGGATGATGACGCTGGCGAAGGAGTCACCGGAGGC
Above is a window of Leishmania mexicana MHOM/GT/2001/U1103 complete genome, chromosome 28 DNA encoding:
- a CDS encoding putative ATPase, with product MASDRHSSDAAASSAPMRSPLEQVHLLLVSLLRWWPYAPHERTTSVLLCGPTSNGKSHLVHRVADAVNACTDTAMGEVVHVSEKEQGQAVPRRVSADHTAAPTPTSDLLQEQRRTHVVTVIPPLAKAVAVHNAHDSSTGLRRLLRRTIFDACVEYRRESATNSCSANGQPTITTTPPTEIAVLLVLDHIECYLQEDDAYIHDGGSGTADSTTRQSCGVGEPSRDGTSAQRMNTLYPALLADLYTVLRSCPPLFSQHECATLRLVRLVSVALFTGRLDEVLPVVRHRYVDYAVAMPTPTEAARRAFFLPYATTCTAGQAQPPLSLPMVDALALRTGGVSYGGLQEVLCLALDYCAASPSRLSLSPSSASGAVEWDEQVAGAAAQAILQAYTSSGSVTALEYRRSAGFVDVQVTRWDDIAGMAHVKETLKRLITDPIRHRDTYRRFRVRPSTGVLLHGPPGTGKTMLAKAMATELNASFVYMDLPKLVQAEVGESERRLQEYFDIARERSPSLVFMDEVQAAFGLRYANTADVHRRRPRSSAADSGGRDEGASAPSTATAHDARLVSHLLRLLDAAQQDEEHFVLFVGATNVVHLLDPLLLRAGRLDTLLEVPPPDAAARKSLVRRVVYGEWAHWLCERESDTTLVSSDGGSVAAAAPIDATQPENLRAALVEAFVRRSNGFSGAEVRNFTSVFGLQLARAVSRNLEVAQEAVVDEELDGTVTTHGPRTEQRKRQLCLRRAITAFLATSGGTEAGLSCEALALLDDAHKKCAV
- a CDS encoding Qa-SNARE protein encodes the protein MDRLPQLRAAAGLEPSPAPATISLSPCSSPQNYSPKEGGAPVQVAFTIPPSEIDQDTIDTLDAFYGDVAAVLGSVKTIRAAMHELQQKHTENMQTVDEARSKALRSEIDELSRETGNAAKAAKEKLDAMSTSTAKLKSVPDSVQANSAIIRIEENQYMHLVLKLTMAMAEYQRQQSSNEAYYKAQTQRQIKIKYTNPDGSAIDDSTAAQLAEQVMENDTSSSIFQQSKEVLASIIETRNDIYRIEQSMRDLNQLFNDLAFLVKEQGELMDVILANVQQSTRYVEKGREALKKARRYQKKSRKKLRCRVVRNPYVEKTVEDYCPWKEAAVWVLRPCCLEDEKWAA